A single region of the Geobacillus subterraneus genome encodes:
- the putP gene encoding sodium/proline symporter PutP codes for MVLFSVIVYLVGMLWIGYWAYKRTANLSDYMLGGRTLGPAVTALSAGASDMSGWLLMGLPGAMYLDGVSAAWIVIGLTLGAYANWLYVAPRLRVYTEVADDSITIPEFLENRFGDATKLLRMVSGMVIMIFFTFYVSSGLVSGGVLFENSFGVSYHTGLWIVGGVVVAYTLFGGFLAVSWTDFVQGTIMFIALILVPVVTLFHTGGPANTMETIRAIDPALLDLWKGTSFLGIISLFAWGLGYFGQPHIIVRFMAIKSVKEMKSARRIGMGWMIFSVVGAMLTGLFGIAYFFERGMKLDDPETVFIQLGEILFHPVITGFLLAAILAAIMSTISSQLLVTSSSLTEDLYKVLFRRSASDQELVFVGRLSVLLVAVVATALAYTKNDTILNLVGYAWAGFGASFGPVILLSLFWRRMTKWGALAGMVAGAATVILWTQSDYLKGLLYEMIPGFAASLLAIVVVSLLTKAPEGKVAEQFDRFKQSLS; via the coding sequence ATGGTTTTATTTTCCGTCATTGTGTATTTAGTCGGCATGCTCTGGATCGGTTATTGGGCGTATAAACGGACGGCGAACTTGTCTGATTATATGCTCGGCGGCCGGACGCTCGGACCGGCAGTCACCGCGCTTAGCGCTGGGGCTTCCGATATGAGCGGCTGGCTGTTGATGGGGCTGCCGGGGGCGATGTATCTTGATGGGGTGAGCGCCGCATGGATCGTTATCGGCTTGACGCTGGGCGCTTACGCGAACTGGTTGTATGTCGCACCGCGGCTGCGCGTTTACACCGAAGTAGCGGACGACTCGATTACGATTCCGGAATTTTTGGAAAACCGTTTCGGCGATGCGACGAAACTGTTGCGGATGGTATCCGGGATGGTTATTATGATCTTTTTTACGTTTTACGTTTCATCCGGCCTTGTTTCGGGCGGTGTGTTGTTTGAAAATTCGTTTGGTGTCAGCTATCATACGGGGCTATGGATTGTCGGCGGCGTCGTCGTTGCCTATACATTGTTCGGCGGCTTTTTGGCCGTCAGCTGGACGGACTTTGTACAAGGGACGATCATGTTTATCGCCCTCATTCTTGTCCCGGTCGTGACGTTGTTCCATACAGGTGGTCCAGCTAATACAATGGAGACGATTCGCGCTATTGATCCGGCTTTGTTAGATTTATGGAAAGGGACAAGTTTTCTCGGCATTATTTCGTTGTTTGCCTGGGGGCTTGGCTATTTTGGCCAACCGCACATTATCGTCCGCTTTATGGCGATTAAGTCGGTGAAAGAAATGAAAAGCGCCCGCCGCATCGGCATGGGCTGGATGATTTTCTCAGTCGTCGGGGCGATGTTGACGGGATTGTTTGGAATCGCTTACTTTTTTGAGCGCGGCATGAAACTCGATGATCCGGAAACGGTGTTTATCCAGCTTGGGGAAATTTTGTTCCACCCAGTCATCACCGGATTTTTGCTGGCGGCGATTTTGGCGGCGATCATGAGCACGATTTCCTCACAGCTGCTCGTTACGTCAAGCTCGCTGACCGAAGATTTGTATAAGGTGCTGTTCCGCCGCTCGGCTTCAGATCAGGAGCTTGTTTTTGTCGGACGCCTGTCGGTGCTCCTTGTCGCCGTTGTCGCGACCGCGCTAGCCTACACGAAAAACGACACGATTTTAAACTTGGTTGGCTATGCGTGGGCCGGATTCGGTGCGTCATTTGGCCCGGTCATTTTGCTTAGCCTGTTTTGGCGGCGGATGACGAAATGGGGAGCGCTTGCCGGCATGGTTGCCGGGGCGGCAACCGTCATCTTATGGACGCAGTCAGACTACTTAAAAGGGCTGCTGTATGAAATGATCCCGGGATTTGCCGCGAGCTTGCTCGCCATTGTCGTTGTAAGCTTGCTGACGAAAGCGCCGGAAGGGAAAGTGGCCGAGCAGTTTGACCGATTTAAACAGTCGCTGTCATAA